GTTCCAAGTCCTCACAGAATTCCAAAGTTATTGGGTTAATTTTTCTATCATTACTTTTGGATCTGTTAGCATTCACAATGATTCTGCCCCTTCTGCCTACTCTCCTTGATTATTACAACCGTGAGGAAGGAAAAGGAAATAATTTGTATGCTTCATTACTTGCTGCAGTCCAGAGGTTTCAACAATTTACAGGAGCACCAGATTGTTTTGCATCTGTCCTTTTTGGAGGAGCCCTAGGATCTATGTATagttttttgcaatttttaacCAGCCCAATTGTTGGTAGTCTTTCTGATGCATATGGGAGGAAACCTATGCTATTAATATGTTTGGTAAGTGTTGGAGTAAACTgttattcttatttcttttattttaacatatattGATTTTCATTTCAGAAAATTGATTATTGGCTGATAATGAATTAGTGattagatatttttctttttcaagcTGTGGAATTTGGGATTGGATATTCGTGTATCTATAAGTACTTGTTGTGGGTTATCAGATGAAAGATAAAATTCAACAAATGCCTATACATATACTTGAGTAACATCTATATCTGATCCTATATCAGTATGTTcatcatattaaatttacctaCAAAACTATTTAAGAAATACATTTAGCCTTAAAGGCTGATTAACAAAACATAAGTTAAACTAGACTTACATACAACATGTGCtaatttctttataagtaaaaacttaaaatatcctgttttagaaaaaaaaaaaccagtatGATGTAGTTTTATTCAAacattgttattataaattcaaaaacacACAAATAGCTTATAAAACAAATGCATGTAGTTTTGCTATTTTAGACTTAGTAGTCTAAAATAGCAAAACTACATGCATTTGTTACTTCTACTAGAATAGTGTTGAAACTCTTAACAAAAACCTAaaatgtaaactttttttaagattgGGATAGCACTGTCCCATGCATTATGGGGATGCGCGAGTACATTCAGCGTATTTGTGTTGGCGCGATTCGTAGGTGGCCTCAGCAAGGCTAACGTTAGCCTCAGCATGGCGGTTGTCACTGACGCCTCTAACGAGAAGACCAGGGCTAAAGGAATGGTGAGATTGCATTTTTGTGATGTTTCTGGATAGCAGTGTCTTGTACACTATGGGTATGCACGAGTACATTGAGCGTGTTTGTGTTGTGTTGGTGCGACTCATATGGACCCTGGGCAAGGTTAACATTAGCTTTAGTAAGGCTGTTGTTACATTGTGAGATTGCACAGGAAAAAGCGTGCAATGCAAGATGTTgcaatttcttttgtttcaatCAAGTACAATATGGCTATTGTTCTTATTTTTCCTTTGATATAGTATTGTGAAATGTTAAAAGTCCCTTAGAAATGTTTTGGCTGAACTGAATGAAATAGAAAACGTGACAAAGTCCTCATTATTTAAAACCTTGATAATCCATTATTGATGCAAAATAGATTTCCACTGCAATTTTGATAGGCATTTGTAATAGCAGTAACTGTAGGATGTAACGACCTACTAACAATTTATTCATGCATTTTCCTTCCAAGTATAAACGTAATTACCTATAACATTACGtcattaataaagaaaaacaatatgttgattattaaaggaaaaataatgtaaacaaaatggtTGGTGCTTCAAATATTTCTAAGGTTGGTGGTTTTGGACAGTCAGCGACAAGCTGAGAatgaaaaattcattaaatgctgaaaaaatataataatgatatagACCAGACTTTTTGCTAGAACTACTACTTTTAccagagtacccgaaaccgaaaatcttgcatgaagagagtaatgaacgAAAAAAAGCGAAAGAACTGTGCAgggatagtggcaagtggaaagatgtggtttctgcctacccctccgggaaagaggtgtgatttatgtatgtatttattatagaaatcaactaaacaatttaaatccaaatttataatgaaaaaataatgtattgttCCAGGCTTTAATCGGTTTAGCATTCTCAGTGGGATTCATAGTTGGCCCGTTAGCCGGCGCTTGGTTCGCCGCGTCCAATCGCGCGTCGGGCTCGTGGGGCGAGCGACCGGCTTTCTACGCCCTGTGCCTATCTCTTGCCAATGTCTTCCTGGTTGCCTTCTGCGTGCCGGAGACGCTTACTAAGGTCATTATGTCCTTTTAAAAAGAAGtgctttttgtttatcttattttCATGGTGTTTATCACGGTTTTTTACTGAAGTTCAACATGAATACATGGCATACAACATGTGTTGCAGACGAATGCtaatgaattaataataattcaaggCTAAAgtatttcttctttatttttcaggaTAAAAGAGCGCCACTTTCATTTACCCTATCGAAATCTGTGGACTTCGTATCTCCATGGcatttattgaaattcaatGCTGTGAAGGATCTATCGCAGCATCAGAACAAAGTACTTACAAAATTAGGACTGATCTACTTCCTGTACCTGTTCATATACTCGGGTCTAGAATTTACTCTTACATTCCTTACACATCATACCTTCCAGTATTCAGCAATGCAACAAGGGAAAATGTTTCTAGTGATGGGTAGGTGTTGCGTTTTTAAGTATTTGTGTCAATaggtattgtttaaaaaaataatcacaaacAACGCAAAAagcgattttatttttttggaatattGACAGATCTTTTTGTCTTCTAAAAACATGAtatgttacaaacaaaaaacaaaactttccTCCTAACATGTAATATGAGTATATGAATAAATCGGTTTTCAGGCGTTATAATGGCGGTGCTGCAaggcggcgcggcgcggcgtTTGAACGCGGCGAGCGCGCAGAgagcggcgcgcgcggcgctCGCCTTGACgccgacttcgttcgcgtgcgTAGCGTTCGCCGCGATGACGAATTCTCCGATACTCTCGCCGATCGTTTGGCTCTGGTTGGGTCTCGTGTTGTTTGCGTTGTGTGAGTGTTaacttttttaacattttaacacTACTAGATAGGTACGTTATATGTATTCTTTGCACGGAATTAGATAACGGCGTTTGCTGCATTGCAGAATTCTCCGCTTCTCTCTCTACGGTAGCTTATTGGCTCTTGCTGTTCATATCGTGTAAATATACTCAGTGTAATAACAAATATcatgtattaattattaaacacttataatatttttctcattGAGTAAATTTATAGTTTGTGTATGGTGCTTGCTTCACTGTCAACCTCTCTTCTGCAAGCTACAAGACTCGAAGGCCAATGTTCACAAAAATAGCATGATattcactttattttataagctttAACCTGCAGCTTCGCCTGCGTGAATTtgacgaatttaacgccaccttaAAAAAGCGACAAATTTAGGCCCTACCtaacctacaaaagaatacaggttttttgcTAATCCTATGGGAACTCTAGTTTTCACTGGGATAGGATTCATAAGTATAAACGTaatatttcaagaatattttttgagaAGATAACTCGggaacagataaaaaataaacgaataaactttttttcacttttataatactaatataaattGGGATTTACAGCAACCGCTTTCGCTGTGTCATGCATGACGTCAATGGCGGCGGGGCAGGCGCCGAGCCAGGCTCGCGGCGCCGTGCTCGGCGTGCTGCGCTCTCTCGGAGCCCTGGCCAGAGCTGCGGGGCCTTTGGTGGCTTCCTCTGGtatgtacacatacatacatattatcatgcACCTTTTCTCATGGGGTAAGAAGATACTACCTATACTTTCCATATGTCATGATCCCTGCAcatttatttcgcttcatcttcattaagtcttcatgcaagcgttggtttcgagtactcttgaccttcataaatatatcacgtcttattCTCTTAAGGGGTAGATAGAGTGCTAACAAGCTCAAAAGGGTCGAAGTCCatgttcagctggatggctcAATGATTACTTAACTGATGACGGCTTGCTTATATATTTGCGTGAAAATACAGTAAGGTTGTTtcttgatttataaaaaaacgtttatgaatattctaaatattttcgaatgtttcaaaattatgatatgattttatttcctttcaGTATATTGGTGTTCAGGGGCTGCGGTCACCTACATGGTCGGATCCGTTATTCTAATCATTCCAGCTGTGATGATATACAAATTGAAGATGTGAATGCAGCCTTTACACTGCCCATACTTAACTGCCGTCTTTTCACGAACTAAGTAGCTATGCGCATTTAGAGATGTGAGGTTACTTGTTTTAATAATGACCGTACAgattttctaataataattccAGAATAATTACACTTTCATGTTATGTTGGTGAATGTTACATGGATAAAAACGTTGCTATTCGTGTTTGTCCAACCCCTATCCCATTATTTAGGGTCTCCTCACTTATTTGCGGCAGGTTGATCTGTCCTGGATGTGTTACGTAGCCGCTTAGTTCGTGTAAAACCATTTCAAAAgcaataagtaggtataaaaacATTGTGTAATATTAAgctatttatttccattttttatttattactcttATACATTATACAAGTGTATGAACAAGTTAgtaatatttaacttattctttataatacaaatacaCTGTTTTCAAAGTTTTATCTCGAATAAAGacagtattaaaattttattaaatgaatcggtttcatttttcatttaataccATAACCCTGAAATCGTAGTCATTGGTGAAGTGAACATCACGTTTCTCCCAGGCATATATCACAGTACTTGATGGTCTGAAGCAGGTGCATCCTGCCTCGGGTTAATACGTGTGGATCGAGCCTAAAAAACGTACATAAATTGAACCGACGACGGATGATTTTCGatcattttataaagaaaacgaGGATGGGACTAGTCGTCAAAGTCAAAGATCAGTTTATCTGTCACTGTCATTTTAGTCATGTCGTCGCAATTCTAGTCACAATTTGACACCGACACGAACGAAGAAAACATCATTTCCATTCTAAACCAAATGATTTTGCGATTGAAAGTGGTCTATTTCGTCAgtgtttattatttgagattaATTAATACGCTATGAATAATGCTTATATTAttagtcatttatttatattttatctgaaGATTAAATGAAATGTGCATTATGAAGAAGTTACAaataacattgtttattttgggATCATGCGGCTTTGTCTCATTGTTGGGGAAAGGCGGAGAGGTAGGCGATGTGAGAGAAGCACGCACTTacattcaattaaataatctATTATTTTCAGTGTTGTTCTAAAATATTGTGCTATAAAGTGTCAATGGTGCTTGCAGGGAAGTACGGAGTTGTCCCGCACTTTGGATGAGCGCCCGTTGTTGTTTGCTACCCTGGGGGGTGGTATGGTTGCCGTTGAACCTGTGGCTGGAAATATAATATGGAAACTTAAAGACGGTATGCATAAATGTGCCTTCAAATGCAAACTTGGATAATAGTTCTTTGTGTATTAAAGTGTAGGCAAGAATGCACTGATTCTTGTGTGtggaaaaacaaatatttcccATGCCACCTTGCAAACAATGTAAACAAATGATAAACACTAAACCACTATGTATTATAGCACATTTACACATGAAACATACCcctgtaataataaaagtcattgcaaattttttattccaaaacattttggttaatttattatattttttttttggattagtatttttgaaatgtgAATATTACTTTAGTAAATCTATCATATAACTTGTGATAGAGTTTACTATAGATATAAAGTATTCAGAGTTGTAATGCATTACCACCATAGATACCACTGAatgcatttaataaaaagtatatcaTTTGAAGACATTGAACATCTTTAAGTGCTTTACTTTAAGATTCTatcagagaaaaaaaaattctgagtGTCACAAACTGTGTATGAATTTCTGTAATTATGAGATTAAATCACCTAGAAATTATGAACATTGAGTGCTTTCATAAATTCTTATCAGTtgcataataatatacatgttGAAATGGCTGTAGTATATCATTATCTGTCTACTCTAatggcattttatttttaaatttattgggaACAGACTGTTGTATGATTGTACTGTAAATTAAATGTCTTCTCTTGAtactaagataaaaaaaaagttttttttttgtttttagaacCAGTAGTAAAAGTACCAAATCAGCATGCAAACTTAATGCCCCAATTTCTCCCGGATCCAAGACATGGTTTTCTCTATATGTATGGTCCCCGAGGAGATCAGCAGATGCTCAAGAAGCTTCCATTCACGATACCAGAATTGGTAGCTAATGCACCCTGTCGTTCCACTGAGGGCATCTTGTATACAGGAAAGAAAAGTGACACTTGGTTCAGGTTGGATCCTTTGACTGGTTCAAGGGAGCATGTATCAGGTATGTAATAAGGTACTTTACCGAATTCATGTTATCTTTTCTTATGAagtacttaacattttttactatgatttaaaaaaagtacagtattgacaaaattatttaacttgtaaCGAGAAGAATTtagtagtaaaattatattttgtttcaaatttaCATAGGTTTTGATAAatccaaaatatttaaaagcgaCGACGAAAATACATGTGATCCTGAAAAAAAGAGAGGTGTTTACGTCGCTCGAACTGAATACAACATTCTGATGCATGATTCCAAGAACTCCAATCACAAGTGGAATGTCACATTTTTCGATTATACGTCGCATGCTATGGGCAAAGAAATGTTAAATGATTATggtgagtttatttattatgtacacaaaattatatacaaataaataaataagtaaatatatacgggacaaattacactgattgagttagcctcgaagtaagttcgagagttgtgttacgagatactaactcaacaatactatattttataataaatacttatatagttaaacatccaagacccaggccaatcagagaaagttcttttctcctcatgccctggccggaattcgaacccgggacctccggtgtcacagacagtgcgtactaccgctgcgcaacagaggccgtcaggagcatttattacagtacctaattctagtacaaaggtgctacttatttcaaaagaaatctcttccagagTTTATTGGTAGTTCTGTAGCTTACAGGTACTTACGGGGGTAAAATGGCGTTGGATTCAACTGGGATTACGCCAAGAGGAGTTTACAGGGAACCTTTACATGTCTAACTTCCCTTCTGCTCTTCAGTCATTTGTTCAGTTAGAGAGTCATTACTACTTGTAGGAGACACATACACAGAGATAATAGAGCTTGAAACTAAACTAGCGGACCCCTGGCTTCGAAACATAGAGGTGGAGGATGCCACGGGAACATGCAAAGATAAGAGAGGAGAGAGAAACTCAGTCACAAGAACACTAAATCGAGACCAAGAAAGAAGGATAAGTCATGTCAACAAAGCGAcagttattctttttttcgttGTGTTGAAGTCATTTAActtggcttttttatttacctgaaaaaatatttctttatctgTGCAAGTTAATTATAAACTGACTAATCaatgatttttgtatttatttaacgcTATACGGCTTCTACCGCATCAAAAACGATAACGTTGTATCATTCATGCTTTCCATATTTCTCAACGAAGAAGGAAGAAGGTCATGGTCTCCATAGCGTCTAGCATTTACTAGGTAGAAAATTCGAGATTATGCGACGTTGATTAGATGAATCACGCACTTTCGCCTCAATGTTGTGGGCGTCATCGGTAGGCGTATTGACTTGAACTTACCTACGATGTTTGAGTACTTATTGTTAGTTACTAATAAAACAAGACGTcgatgaatatatttttctaaacaaGCGTTATAGTGTGGCGGGAATGAAGCAATGTTACgaattagtagaataaaaAGAACATAATTTGTAAGACTTGTTCAATTTAATATGACATTTTATGTGCTATCAATTTGATTATTCATAGTggctgaaatatttttaataattatacgaTAATTACGCGACTTAAACGCTAATAAAACTTAAGCCGGGATGAAtatgtgttaatttttaacacaTATTTGAGTAAATGAAGTTgaagtattattaaaagttttccCAAGTAGCAAATATCACCCAGTActgtcgtaattttttttattattgtgtaaGGATTGTAGATCATCGCCACCTTCTTGTTAGTAGTGCTTGCACTACTACTTTTGCACTAGttaattttcattacaatttgtttttaggAATCATACATTTCACCTCAACGTCCAGTGGCCGAGTGATGTCGTTTGATAGAAAAACCGGCGACCTAGTGTGGTCTCATAACTTCGAAACGCCAGTAGTAGCCGCCTATTTGTTAGACAGAGAGGGTCTTATCTCCGTACCCTTTAATTCTATAGGGGATGACACCCTCGATCATATTATGGAAGATGCCACAACTTTGAGCAATGGACAGGGCATCAAGAACTCTAATATTGAAttgtagtaagtattttttgagTTAACATCCCAGAAGACCCATGATCTTTATACCAAATGTCGAAATTATTGTAGTTAAAAATCACCTATTTAGGTTATTACAATCTATTTAATTCACGGGTATTCCGGATTAGCAGATAAATTTATCGTGTTATCAGAGCCACGCCGGTCAGATATacaataattgttattttcagcCCAACATTGTATGTTGGCGAGCATAACCACGGCTTGTACGCCCTATCATCACTCGTCGACAAGAATACCAATACGATATCGACAGGTTTCACGCAACCGTTACTACTGGAAGGCCCGACCACAGACAATGTCGCCAACacagaaaattcaaaatacgAACCCTTCACgaacatacattacaaattaaacaaCATAAATCTTCATGTATCAGCTCCATATTTACTCTTAGGACACTATAAAGTACCAGAACTTACGACGTCATGGATGCCCCAGCTTCCAAATATGAATTTGAATACACGCGAGCCGAAAagtgtttcaataaaattgatcGATGGAAAAGTACACTCTGATACGGATAAGGATGTCGAGAATGAGACGAATCTTAAGTCTTCTGTTAGCGTGTCTGTACAAACAGATGAATTTTTCGAAGGATTTAGATTTAGACCCGACATGTGGTACAAACAGGCTTATATCTGGCTTCATCAACAAGAAAACAAGGCGTTGAAAGTGGCGCTAATAATTTTGGTCGGATTAGTCATAACTATGTTCTGGTACCTCCGTTATCAGGTAAATAGTTGttgtattttatctatactaatataatctcaggaactactggttcgaattgaaaaattatttttgtgttgaatagaccatttatcgaggaaggttttaggctatacaaTACACGCTGCTACTTATAGGagcgaataaataatggaaatgtgaaaaaaaaggggaaaattattcatccttgagggcttcaatgatgcccaaaataactattccacgcggacgaagtcgcgggcacagctagtttctAATAACTTGTATCAGTATTGGAGATTAATTTTCACATTCTACTCGTACATATGCATCTGGCATTGATGGAACATCCCATTTGTAATATGATCCATGTTACAGATGTTATGGCCATTAATGACGGACATGTGGTCATTGTTTCTTGTGAAATAGTGAAATACACCATAACAACTAGTCAATATggttaactttaaaatatctGTGGCagattatgattattttttcatgatTACTGTGTTATCTACTGATAAAATCAGTCACGttatgtattttcatttacTCTAACATTGATCCACAACAATAGGCAGAGAAGAGGAccaatgatattttaatactaatgACCGTCAGAAATTACCAATTTTAATATAGATTAAAATCTGTAGCTgcattttgtacaatttttgttcggttgtttttattttttaagtcccAAAGCGCATAGcgtttattttgtgttttcaATATAAACGATGTATATGCGAcagaaaaaagataataaaatactttatctTTGTcacacaaatttattaaattaacattgcGATTACGATTTTCTGATCTCAAGAATTTTGTGAATGATTGTTATTTACGCAGCTGCAATACAATGACGCTAAGGCAATTggaatttttgtttaagtaaataaaacatttaataagaCTGCAATTGTCTCGCATTCGGGAATCTTCAGATAACTTCTCTTCGAGTCATTATGATATCTTTTGATGTGACGTGACCTTCTAAatgtatacctaaataaaataaaacactgaCTGACTTATAGATTAACTGTGATATCAGCCCGAACCGCTGGGTTTACAGATTTCAAATATGGCATGTTAGTTTCTAATTGTGGTCTTGGAGACAGAAATTAACGGACAAAAGTTTTACGATATTACGGcgaaaatattcttaaaatgcattttattttcattctaagTAGTGTACATTGTACAATCAGCATTCTCGGAATATCTTCGATCACGTTCCTGTACACATTGCACTCCTAGCGACCTCTAGAAAGAAGTAAATTGTTATCGGTCGAATACCTACGCCATGAAACTGCAATCAAATGCACGGATAGTAAAAATTAGCTAACGCAAGCAGAGAATTTTCAATTAGCTAGATTTAACTAATTTATCTACTGACCTACTTTCTGCTTCAagccttttaaaaataaaatagaaaccgttatttattgtaacaatcgACAGCTCAatgttttcttatatttaatgtgtgattattttaatttttattagatttttttttagttatgttattaaagtttttttagcGGTGGTTAAAAACTGAGcagtagaatatttttatattttttcaggcTCGAGAATTCCAGCAACTGTCTCAAGGCGGATCCCGTACCTCCAACACGTCAACCGCCTCAAATGGGGA
The Amyelois transitella isolate CPQ chromosome 12, ilAmyTran1.1, whole genome shotgun sequence DNA segment above includes these coding regions:
- the LOC106142377 gene encoding major facilitator superfamily domain-containing protein 10 — protein: MEHRKGNGDLIQRKNAHDVQSNEEHPKKLLAETCSKSSQNSKVIGLIFLSLLLDLLAFTMILPLLPTLLDYYNREEGKGNNLYASLLAAVQRFQQFTGAPDCFASVLFGGALGSMYSFLQFLTSPIVGSLSDAYGRKPMLLICLIGIALSHALWGCASTFSVFVLARFVGGLSKANVSLSMAVVTDASNEKTRAKGMALIGLAFSVGFIVGPLAGAWFAASNRASGSWGERPAFYALCLSLANVFLVAFCVPETLTKDKRAPLSFTLSKSVDFVSPWHLLKFNAVKDLSQHQNKVLTKLGLIYFLYLFIYSGLEFTLTFLTHHTFQYSAMQQGKMFLVMGVIMAVLQGGAARRLNAASAQRAARAALALTPTSFACVAFAAMTNSPILSPIVWLWLGLVLFALSTAFAVSCMTSMAAGQAPSQARGAVLGVLRSLGALARAAGPLVASSVYWCSGAAVTYMVGSVILIIPAVMIYKLKM